One genomic window of Tatumella citrea includes the following:
- a CDS encoding bifunctional helix-turn-helix transcriptional regulator/GNAT family N-acetyltransferase, translated as MISEQENIKNIRTASRLMVRELGFMNQNLAASDYPPSAVHTLLEVEMQGAVTAVQLVSILGLEKSSVSRLLSKLVEAGELEENTSVDDARAKLLSLTAKGRETVKNINNYAHQRVAAALDKLDPFTRETVSQGLSSYSGALKASRENTEGKLQSNLKIVTGYHAGMIGRITEMHGGYYAREHNFGHFFEAKVAAGLADFTARLDKPCNQIWLAMLNDRIVGSVAIDGEDLGNNEAHLRWFILDDGCRGSGLGRKLIEEAMRFCDEKKFSSVQLWTFNKLTAARRLYESFGFELSKQWEGDQWGTTITEQQFSRINIASWLSF; from the coding sequence ATGATTTCAGAACAAGAGAACATAAAAAACATACGTACTGCATCACGTTTAATGGTACGTGAACTGGGTTTCATGAACCAGAATCTGGCCGCGAGTGATTATCCTCCCTCAGCCGTTCACACATTGCTTGAGGTTGAAATGCAGGGGGCAGTGACAGCTGTTCAACTGGTATCGATTTTGGGGCTTGAGAAGTCCAGCGTCAGCCGCCTGCTCTCTAAGCTCGTTGAGGCAGGAGAACTTGAAGAAAACACTTCTGTTGATGATGCGAGGGCGAAGCTTTTAAGTCTCACCGCGAAGGGCAGAGAAACAGTAAAGAATATAAATAATTACGCTCACCAGCGGGTAGCAGCAGCATTGGATAAGCTCGATCCATTTACCCGGGAGACTGTATCACAGGGTCTTTCTTCATATTCAGGCGCATTGAAAGCCAGTCGCGAAAATACTGAGGGGAAATTGCAAAGTAACTTAAAAATAGTCACGGGTTATCATGCAGGTATGATTGGCCGAATTACTGAAATGCATGGAGGCTATTACGCCAGAGAGCATAATTTCGGCCATTTTTTTGAAGCTAAGGTTGCCGCAGGGCTTGCTGATTTTACAGCTCGCCTGGATAAGCCATGTAACCAGATTTGGCTCGCGATGTTGAACGATCGCATCGTTGGCTCAGTTGCTATTGATGGTGAGGACCTGGGAAATAATGAGGCGCATCTGCGCTGGTTCATCCTTGATGATGGATGTCGTGGCAGCGGGCTTGGCAGAAAACTGATTGAAGAGGCAATGAGATTTTGCGATGAGAAAAAGTTCTCATCAGTACAGTTATGGACGTTCAATAAACTTACTGCGGCGAGAAGGCTGTACGAATCATTTGGTTTTGAATTGTCGAAACAATGGGAAGGTGATCAGTGGGGCACTACGATTACTGAACAACAGTTCTCGCGGATAAATATCGCTTCCTGGTTATCCTTTTGA
- the parS gene encoding type II RES/Xre toxin-antitoxin system antitoxin, producing the protein MKVFSPSVARVPTADLWSVVGLEVQDGIALMGRISEGLEGDVARRFSDWTNIPASELRKMSGIPNTTFNRSIKARFTADQSERIIRVIRVLARAIELFEGDKEAANQWLNEKNRALNWQKPADVLSSETGALEVMRLITRIEHGVYS; encoded by the coding sequence ATGAAAGTGTTTTCGCCTTCGGTAGCCCGTGTTCCGACTGCTGACCTGTGGAGTGTCGTCGGGCTTGAGGTGCAGGATGGGATCGCGCTGATGGGCAGAATCAGCGAGGGTCTGGAAGGAGATGTCGCCAGGCGTTTTTCTGACTGGACCAATATTCCGGCCAGTGAACTGCGTAAAATGTCGGGTATCCCTAACACCACCTTTAACCGCAGCATTAAGGCCCGGTTTACCGCCGATCAGAGCGAGCGAATTATTCGGGTGATCCGGGTACTGGCGCGCGCCATTGAACTGTTTGAAGGGGATAAGGAAGCCGCTAACCAATGGCTGAATGAGAAAAACCGCGCCCTTAACTGGCAAAAGCCTGCGGATGTTCTGTCGTCAGAAACCGGGGCGCTGGAGGTGATGCGGTTGATTACGCGGATTGAGCACGGCGTTTATTCATGA
- a CDS encoding RES family NAD+ phosphorylase, which yields MILYRLTKTRYLSSAWSGLGAKQAGGRWNSVGIAMVYLSETASLTMLETLVHLNAPQLLGSFTLLSIEVPENQIMLFDQDMLPADWAAEDAPAILAQYGDDWAAGAQSVALRIPGALSPVEYNFLFNPLHPAVAGLMYTVRAIPFSFDSRLK from the coding sequence ATGATCCTCTACCGGCTCACCAAAACCCGCTATCTGTCGTCTGCCTGGTCCGGGTTGGGGGCGAAACAAGCCGGTGGCCGTTGGAACAGTGTCGGCATCGCGATGGTTTATCTGTCGGAGACGGCGTCACTGACTATGCTGGAAACGCTGGTGCATCTGAATGCCCCTCAGCTACTCGGGTCCTTTACTCTGCTGAGTATTGAAGTGCCGGAAAATCAGATAATGTTATTTGATCAGGATATGTTACCGGCCGACTGGGCCGCCGAAGATGCCCCGGCCATTCTGGCGCAATACGGCGACGACTGGGCAGCAGGCGCTCAGTCGGTGGCGCTGCGTATCCCTGGTGCACTCTCGCCGGTAGAATATAACTTTCTGTTCAATCCGCTTCATCCGGCAGTGGCTGGTCTGATGTACACTGTGCGGGCCATCCCGTTTAGTTTTGATTCACGCCTGAAATAG
- a CDS encoding LacI family DNA-binding transcriptional regulator has product MKPVTLYDVADLAGVSYQTVSRVVNQATHVSARTREKVEAAMAELNYIPNRVAQQLAGKQSPLIGVATTHLALHAPSQIVAAIKSRADHSSASVVISMIEHVGLQACKAAIYNLLAQRVTGIIVNFPLDDDDAREVANACGNIPVLFLDVSDSAPVNSIIFSHQQGPRLGAEYLLQQGHQQIALLSGPESSVSARLRRSGWLSSLARQQLKPVAELQGDWSAMSGFLQTRQMLEQGIVPGAMLVANDQMALGAIRAICESGLKVPADISVIGYDDTDDSCCYIPPLTTIRQDFPLLGKTSVDRLLQLSRGEQSSENQQLDVSLVVRNTVQPPGSATASARDLSASLIHLARQVSRLTPED; this is encoded by the coding sequence ATGAAACCAGTCACACTGTATGATGTTGCAGACCTTGCAGGGGTCTCATACCAGACCGTTTCAAGGGTGGTTAATCAGGCCACTCATGTCTCGGCACGGACCCGTGAGAAAGTCGAAGCGGCAATGGCTGAACTGAATTATATCCCTAACCGGGTGGCCCAACAGCTGGCAGGAAAACAGTCTCCGCTGATTGGCGTGGCGACCACTCACCTGGCACTGCATGCTCCCTCACAGATTGTTGCCGCCATCAAATCCCGCGCTGATCACTCTTCTGCCAGTGTAGTTATCTCGATGATTGAACACGTCGGACTGCAGGCCTGTAAGGCGGCGATTTATAACCTGCTGGCACAACGGGTCACCGGAATTATCGTTAACTTTCCGCTGGATGACGATGATGCGCGGGAAGTGGCCAATGCCTGCGGCAATATCCCGGTGCTGTTCCTCGATGTCTCAGACAGTGCGCCGGTCAACAGCATTATTTTCTCTCATCAGCAGGGACCACGGCTGGGAGCGGAATATCTGCTGCAGCAGGGCCACCAGCAGATAGCACTGCTCAGTGGCCCTGAAAGTTCGGTCTCTGCCAGGCTAAGACGTAGCGGCTGGCTGTCATCACTTGCCAGACAACAACTGAAACCGGTCGCCGAACTGCAGGGAGACTGGAGCGCCATGTCCGGATTTCTGCAAACCAGGCAGATGCTGGAGCAAGGTATTGTGCCCGGCGCCATGCTGGTTGCCAACGATCAGATGGCGCTCGGTGCCATACGCGCCATCTGCGAATCAGGTCTGAAGGTTCCGGCCGATATCTCGGTGATTGGCTACGATGATACCGATGACAGCTGCTGTTATATCCCGCCTCTCACCACAATTCGTCAGGACTTTCCGTTGCTGGGCAAAACCAGCGTTGACCGGCTGTTGCAGTTATCGCGTGGTGAACAGAGCAGTGAAAACCAGCAGCTGGACGTCAGTCTGGTGGTGCGTAATACCGTGCAACCGCCGGGCAGCGCCACCGCATCCGCCAGAGACCTTTCCGCTTCACTGATCCATCTGGCCCGCCAGGTCTCGCGTCTGACCCCTGAAGATTAA